Proteins from a genomic interval of Chloroflexota bacterium:
- a CDS encoding family 10 glycosylhydrolase: MAQTTVDNFADRGFTNPAIFRTDLDRCEPAEALGTDPQHRRWRAMAYATDDLSGTMLMAGPNTAAPAVRYPLDAQGWHAVSIGVMPSRPGESDGHAVLVRLSDDAVETMLNSADAALAGVHDRALVEMFWKVANLTDQDLHIGQVAWQEAPGDGIGAVRCRHARVAYIKLVPLTEAEVEATRADRADARNRTLFAHQDAHGPHWLWRMTTADEVRRELEPYRDTDFSRMYWECGQGDLMYNLTNVGRRSTFDGLDDFDRVGDRLHAESWRAFAAQGIDPFRVALDYCHEIGMEFHASWRVAGFHFPPPHDHFDHGDGIYKRHPEWRGEDRNGVRTPRMAYSFPEVRAHAVELLREVAQHPIDGVCLLYNRRPPLVEYERPIVEGFTRTHGGFPRLMPPDDPTWLRYRAQTLTQFMREVREAMDEEAAKQGRSSRIQVSAVVGATEQENLQIAMDLRAWVAEGLVDTLIPYSSELGMDSSLQAWTDPNDAAWLLDLTEGTPCTVAPNIMPRHLSPEEFRRRADGLYGAGVPHLFFWDCAGPAGRANYQDMWSSLRRLGHREEIAAWRAAGEAELVTPTHKLNLLGDWDLSYQTPG; this comes from the coding sequence GTGGCGCAGACAACCGTTGACAACTTTGCCGATCGGGGTTTCACCAACCCGGCGATCTTTCGCACCGATCTGGACCGGTGTGAGCCCGCGGAGGCGCTGGGGACAGACCCACAGCATCGCCGCTGGCGCGCGATGGCCTACGCGACCGACGATCTCTCAGGCACGATGCTGATGGCCGGGCCGAACACGGCCGCTCCGGCGGTGCGCTATCCGCTGGACGCGCAGGGCTGGCACGCGGTGTCCATCGGCGTCATGCCGTCCCGTCCCGGCGAGAGCGACGGCCACGCGGTGCTGGTGCGGCTCAGCGATGACGCGGTCGAGACGATGCTCAACTCCGCCGACGCCGCATTAGCCGGCGTACACGATCGGGCGCTCGTTGAGATGTTCTGGAAGGTCGCGAATCTCACCGATCAGGACCTCCACATCGGCCAGGTTGCCTGGCAGGAGGCGCCGGGCGACGGCATCGGCGCGGTGCGTTGCCGGCACGCGCGGGTCGCCTATATCAAGCTCGTTCCGCTCACCGAGGCCGAGGTCGAAGCGACGCGCGCCGATCGGGCGGACGCTCGGAACCGAACGCTCTTTGCGCACCAGGACGCGCACGGACCCCACTGGTTGTGGCGCATGACGACGGCGGATGAGGTTCGACGCGAGCTGGAGCCCTACCGCGATACCGACTTCTCGCGCATGTATTGGGAATGCGGCCAGGGCGACCTGATGTACAACCTCACCAACGTCGGACGCCGCAGCACGTTCGACGGGCTCGACGACTTCGACCGCGTGGGCGACCGCCTACACGCGGAGAGCTGGCGGGCCTTTGCCGCGCAGGGAATTGACCCGTTTCGCGTTGCCCTGGACTACTGCCATGAGATCGGCATGGAGTTCCATGCCAGCTGGCGGGTGGCCGGATTCCACTTTCCGCCGCCGCATGACCACTTCGACCACGGCGACGGCATCTACAAGCGTCATCCCGAGTGGCGGGGCGAGGACCGGAACGGCGTACGCACGCCGCGCATGGCCTACAGCTTCCCCGAGGTTCGCGCCCACGCCGTGGAGCTGTTGCGGGAGGTGGCGCAGCACCCCATCGACGGCGTTTGCCTGCTGTACAACCGCCGGCCGCCGCTGGTTGAGTATGAGCGCCCGATCGTCGAGGGATTTACCCGAACGCATGGGGGCTTCCCACGACTGATGCCGCCGGACGATCCCACCTGGCTGCGTTACCGGGCGCAAACGCTGACCCAGTTCATGCGCGAGGTCCGGGAGGCGATGGATGAGGAGGCGGCGAAACAGGGCCGGTCGAGCCGAATCCAGGTTTCTGCCGTGGTTGGCGCCACCGAGCAGGAGAATCTGCAGATCGCAATGGACCTGCGCGCCTGGGTGGCCGAGGGCCTGGTCGACACGCTGATTCCCTACTCGTCGGAGTTGGGTATGGACAGCTCGCTGCAGGCGTGGACGGACCCGAATGATGCCGCGTGGCTGCTGGACCTGACCGAGGGCACGCCCTGCACGGTTGCACCGAACATCATGCCGCGCCATTTGTCGCCTGAGGAGTTTCGACGCCGCGCCGATGGTCTGTATGGGGCGGGCGTGCCGCACCTGTTCTTCTGGGACTGCGCCGGTCCCGCGGGCCGCGCAAACTACCAGGACATGTGGTCGTCGCTGCGGCGCCTGGGGCATCGCGAGGAGATTGCCGCCTGGCGGGCGGCTGGTGAGGCGGAGCTGGTCACGCCGACCCACAAGCTCAATCTCCTGGGCGACTGGGACCTGAGCTACCAGACGCCCGGGTAG
- a CDS encoding family 43 glycosylhydrolase, producing the protein MFSLPGFTIGDSWFVVGDGVAHCFFCTSPEPRPSWNWDIGHAVSRDLVHWDFLGFALERGPGESWDSQTLSTGSVLAWKGRYWMAYSALRRGENPPTRKVHRVGLAVSDDLYSWAKCESNPVNERDPGLYERLGPVHRAYGQWRDPFIFPVEGRLYQLVCARSKHPDRNRRGTIGLATSRNMRTWQVEPPLDVDPIATEIEVPQVYRIDGRYYLLFCTSPDRIVPWFRRRHPGHPFRSADFSMVGESPLGPFRIHGTGEVLPPDAPVQPYASRFIRWRGQWVMLGTAAVDGARCISDPIPVVATAAGIRAA; encoded by the coding sequence ATGTTTAGCCTGCCCGGCTTCACCATTGGCGACTCCTGGTTCGTCGTTGGCGACGGAGTGGCGCACTGCTTTTTCTGTACCTCGCCGGAGCCGCGCCCTTCCTGGAACTGGGATATCGGCCACGCGGTCAGCCGCGACCTGGTGCACTGGGATTTCCTCGGTTTCGCCCTGGAGCGCGGCCCCGGCGAGTCTTGGGACAGTCAAACTCTCTCCACCGGCTCCGTTCTGGCCTGGAAGGGGCGCTACTGGATGGCCTATAGCGCCTTGCGCCGGGGCGAAAACCCGCCCACGCGCAAAGTGCATCGCGTGGGGCTGGCCGTGTCGGACGACTTGTATAGCTGGGCCAAATGCGAGAGCAATCCGGTCAATGAGCGAGATCCCGGGCTCTACGAGCGCCTCGGCCCCGTTCACCGGGCGTACGGTCAATGGCGTGATCCGTTTATCTTCCCAGTCGAAGGCCGCCTGTATCAGCTCGTGTGCGCCCGGAGCAAGCACCCGGACCGAAACCGCCGGGGCACGATCGGGTTGGCGACCAGCCGGAATATGCGCACGTGGCAGGTGGAGCCGCCTTTGGACGTGGACCCCATCGCCACCGAGATCGAGGTTCCGCAGGTGTACCGCATCGACGGGCGGTACTACCTATTGTTTTGCACGTCGCCCGACCGCATCGTCCCATGGTTCAGGCGTCGACATCCCGGGCATCCCTTTCGGAGCGCCGACTTCTCGATGGTCGGCGAGTCGCCGCTGGGACCGTTTCGCATCCATGGCACGGGCGAGGTGCTGCCACCGGACGCGCCGGTGCAGCCCTACGCCAGCCGCTTCATCCGATGGCGGGGGCAATGGGTCATGCTTGGCACGGCCGCCGTCGACGGCGCGCGGTGCATTTCCGACCCAATTCCAGTTGTTGCCACCGCAGCCGGCATCCGGGCCGCGTGA
- a CDS encoding AAC(3) family N-acetyltransferase has translation MRDEPDAVDDSRPVVILDDIVDGLRALGLAGVETAVVHSSLSAFGWVAGGADTVVAAVRSVVPTVIAPAFTYVARLPSPPEPHIPFNAHTPSATWEEFHEAVRGTPVQRADSPINRSMGAIAAALAAEPDAIRSPAPICSFSGVGPRAPAILAHGTADHPLAVLETAAEQGAWILLLGVGHESNTTIHVAENFEHRGGFTSFARVADDPRGWTAVRNVGGSSSGFPAIEPHLRGIQRATRIGGARCLAMPAAEIIRVARELIRGDPTAMLASDKDTPGTTAFDALAKRQAYLRSLSST, from the coding sequence GTGAGGGACGAGCCAGACGCCGTCGACGACTCCCGGCCGGTCGTGATCCTCGACGACATCGTCGATGGCCTGCGCGCGTTGGGACTGGCCGGCGTCGAGACTGCCGTGGTCCACTCGTCGCTGAGCGCGTTTGGCTGGGTGGCGGGTGGCGCCGATACGGTGGTTGCCGCGGTGCGCTCGGTGGTTCCCACGGTCATCGCGCCCGCATTCACCTACGTGGCCCGGTTGCCGTCGCCGCCGGAGCCCCACATCCCGTTCAACGCACACACTCCGTCCGCGACGTGGGAGGAGTTCCACGAGGCCGTGCGCGGCACGCCGGTTCAGCGCGCGGATAGCCCGATCAATCGCAGCATGGGCGCCATCGCGGCGGCGCTGGCTGCCGAGCCAGACGCAATTCGGAGCCCAGCGCCAATTTGCAGTTTTTCCGGTGTTGGGCCCCGCGCACCAGCGATCCTGGCCCACGGCACCGCCGACCACCCGCTCGCCGTCCTCGAGACCGCGGCGGAGCAGGGCGCGTGGATCCTTCTGCTCGGCGTGGGGCATGAATCAAACACGACGATTCACGTAGCGGAGAACTTCGAGCACCGTGGCGGCTTCACGAGCTTCGCGCGCGTCGCCGACGATCCGCGCGGCTGGACAGCAGTGCGCAACGTTGGCGGTTCGTCGTCAGGCTTTCCCGCAATCGAGCCGCACCTGCGGGGCATCCAGCGGGCAACTCGAATCGGCGGTGCGCGGTGCCTGGCGATGCCGGCGGCAGAGATCATCCGGGTGGCGCGGGAGCTCATTCGCGGCGACCCGACAGCGATGCTGGCGTCGGACAAAGACACCCCCGGCACGACGGCGTTCGATGCGCTCGCGAAGCGTCAGGCGTATCTGCGGAGCCTCTCGTCGACCTAG
- a CDS encoding GNAT family N-acetyltransferase, with protein sequence MARDFDEGEPVSRWQQFGDISHWGFFAAHDAGRRVGGAVVAHRSPAVRMLEGRTDLAVLWDIRVAPSHRRHGVGSRLLQAAARFAWDQGCTVLKVESQSTNPAACRFYAKHGFKLGGVRQGAYADLPDEIQLLWYLPAPNRPG encoded by the coding sequence CTGGCCAGGGACTTCGACGAAGGGGAGCCGGTGTCGCGCTGGCAGCAGTTCGGCGATATTTCCCACTGGGGATTCTTCGCCGCCCATGACGCCGGGCGGCGGGTTGGCGGCGCCGTGGTGGCGCACCGCTCGCCGGCGGTGCGCATGCTTGAGGGACGGACGGACCTTGCCGTCTTGTGGGATATCCGCGTCGCCCCGTCACATCGAAGGCACGGCGTCGGGAGCCGGCTGCTCCAGGCCGCGGCGCGCTTTGCCTGGGACCAGGGCTGCACCGTGCTGAAAGTGGAGTCGCAGAGCACCAACCCCGCCGCGTGCCGCTTCTACGCCAAGCACGGATTCAAGCTGGGCGGCGTCCGGCAAGGGGCGTACGCCGATTTGCCGGACGAGATTCAGCTGCTTTGGTACTTGCCGGCGCCGAACCGTCCCGGCTAA